The Chryseolinea soli genome contains a region encoding:
- a CDS encoding flippase has translation MTEKNYWVRASTYVTLQRLAIFVFGFGSYFFMVRYFSKDTFGVWTLFVVITSIVEMSRSAFIQNAFVKFYSQPNIDRFSLTTASITLNFISTLVFIALMLGLIPVLTIFWHTKEIMGLILWYCSTSLILVPLTQLNYLEQANQSFRGVFWSAVVRQGFFFSVVVICFLWVPNMSLNFFAAMQSVGGIAGLVTAWILSKQFAPRRLATDRAMVRNLFKFGKYILGTGVASTIGKNADQILLGSISHSSVALYNAAVRVMNFVEIPTLSISNIVYPKIAERANLEGKEAAGRLYEKSVATIVGIILPVIVGILVLPQIVLLITAGKAYLEAAPILRIMATASVLIPFNVQVGSAFEVIGKPHVSFYINISANVVNLVVNILLIPRLGIMGAVWAMLITNVFIFVVSQVLLRREMGVSLLRTGVQLVEFYTTAPGHIRGFISRKK, from the coding sequence ATGACCGAAAAAAATTATTGGGTGCGGGCCAGTACCTACGTTACCCTTCAGCGGCTGGCGATTTTTGTTTTTGGCTTCGGGAGTTATTTTTTCATGGTCAGGTATTTTTCCAAGGATACGTTTGGCGTCTGGACCCTGTTTGTGGTGATCACCTCCATTGTGGAAATGAGCCGGTCCGCCTTCATTCAGAACGCGTTCGTAAAATTTTACAGTCAGCCCAATATCGACAGGTTTTCGCTCACTACCGCCAGCATTACCCTTAATTTTATTTCCACACTCGTCTTTATTGCGCTCATGCTGGGGCTCATCCCAGTCCTGACCATTTTCTGGCACACCAAGGAAATTATGGGGCTCATCTTGTGGTACTGCTCCACATCGCTCATCCTGGTCCCGCTGACGCAGCTCAACTACCTGGAACAAGCGAACCAAAGTTTTCGCGGCGTTTTTTGGAGCGCTGTGGTGCGCCAGGGATTTTTCTTTAGCGTGGTGGTGATCTGCTTTTTGTGGGTTCCCAATATGTCGCTCAATTTTTTTGCCGCCATGCAAAGTGTGGGGGGCATCGCCGGGCTCGTCACCGCGTGGATCTTATCGAAACAATTTGCTCCGCGGAGGCTTGCAACCGATCGCGCTATGGTGCGGAACCTGTTTAAGTTTGGGAAATACATTCTGGGGACGGGTGTGGCATCGACCATCGGCAAGAACGCCGACCAAATTTTGTTGGGCTCCATCAGCCACAGTTCGGTGGCCTTGTACAACGCCGCCGTGCGGGTCATGAATTTTGTGGAGATCCCCACGCTGTCGATCTCGAACATCGTTTACCCGAAGATCGCCGAGCGCGCAAACCTGGAAGGGAAGGAGGCTGCCGGAAGGCTTTATGAAAAATCGGTGGCCACCATCGTGGGGATCATTCTGCCCGTGATCGTGGGCATCCTTGTGCTGCCGCAGATCGTGTTGCTCATCACCGCCGGCAAAGCCTACCTGGAAGCGGCACCGATCCTGCGGATCATGGCCACGGCGTCTGTACTCATCCCATTCAACGTGCAGGTGGGGTCGGCCTTCGAGGTGATCGGAAAGCCGCATGTGAGCTTTTATATTAACATTTCCGCTAACGTGGTGAACCTTGTGGTCAACATTCTGCTCATTCCCCGTCTCGGGATTATGGGGGCCGTGTGGGCTATGCTCATCACAAACGTCTTTATATTTGTAGTCAGCCAGGTGTTGCTGCGGCGCGAGATGGGCGTGAGCCTCTTGCGTACCGGCGTACAATTGGTGGAATTCTATACTACGGCCCCCGGCCACATCCGGGGCTTTATCTCAAGAAAAAAATAA
- a CDS encoding class I SAM-dependent methyltransferase: MKVSNPTSRFKLKIPSQFSVLDVGSGHNPHPRANVVTDKYIEDNYHRAGDIKVLKKQRFVQADGETLPFTDNEFDYVICCHVVEHVDHPAQFMDELSRVGKGGYLEAPSMIGEFMIPRGAHRWVLLEIDKKIVIVDKERLGMKSTHDFGDLFLDYLPRNSFGFKILQRTQQQIFTVNYEWKDRIEYVVEPTDAELKKYFTQVWDKSMYEHIVPKRSLGREYLAAMGATADIFKAVFKSKVLSRFR, from the coding sequence ATGAAAGTAAGCAACCCTACCTCTCGCTTTAAGCTCAAAATCCCATCCCAGTTCAGCGTATTGGACGTGGGAAGTGGTCACAACCCACATCCCCGCGCAAACGTGGTCACCGACAAATATATCGAGGACAACTACCACCGCGCCGGCGACATCAAAGTACTGAAGAAACAGCGTTTCGTCCAGGCCGATGGTGAAACCCTTCCATTCACAGACAACGAGTTCGATTACGTAATTTGTTGCCATGTGGTTGAGCACGTCGACCATCCCGCGCAATTCATGGATGAGCTCAGCCGTGTCGGCAAGGGCGGATACCTGGAAGCGCCCTCTATGATCGGCGAGTTCATGATCCCACGGGGCGCCCACAGGTGGGTGTTGCTGGAGATCGACAAAAAGATCGTCATCGTTGACAAAGAGCGCCTGGGCATGAAAAGCACCCACGATTTCGGCGATCTCTTCCTCGACTACCTGCCGCGCAACTCCTTCGGCTTCAAAATTCTCCAACGTACCCAACAACAGATCTTCACCGTCAACTACGAGTGGAAAGACCGTATTGAATACGTTGTAGAGCCCACAGATGCCGAGTTGAAAAAATACTTTACGCAAGTTTGGGACAAAAGCATGTACGAACACATTGTTCCCAAACGAAGCCTCGGCCGCGAATACCTGGCCGCCATGGGTGCCACGGCCGATATCTTCAAGGCTGTTTTCAAATCCAAAGTATTAAGCCGATTCCGCTAG
- a CDS encoding TolC family protein, whose protein sequence is MKNLLILTFGVLVFCLPARAQQIDYKKIILPDGITNLSIEERLVQLAWKNNPEVKAVQHDVNASQYDVKIAATRWTSLLGAQGNLNEFTVKQITGSTQTTNNFYPRYNVYLNVPLSAFFEFPNQKKAARERMGIKQEQSNMLKLDIRARVLKLYSDYRKNETVWRIRKEELDDFKLRVNTIEQKFSDGAATLEEYVTAQRVYRDVQIQEAVAKSDWDKSKFDLEQVIGVKLEEVL, encoded by the coding sequence ATGAAAAATCTACTGATCCTCACGTTTGGAGTGCTCGTTTTTTGTCTCCCCGCCCGCGCGCAGCAAATCGATTATAAGAAGATCATTCTGCCCGATGGCATCACCAACCTGAGCATAGAAGAACGTCTGGTGCAATTGGCCTGGAAAAATAACCCGGAGGTCAAGGCCGTCCAGCACGACGTGAATGCCTCGCAGTATGATGTGAAAATAGCCGCTACGCGCTGGACCAGCTTGCTGGGCGCGCAGGGCAACTTGAACGAGTTTACCGTAAAACAGATCACGGGCTCCACGCAAACGACCAACAATTTCTATCCGCGTTACAACGTCTATCTCAACGTGCCGCTTTCGGCATTTTTTGAATTTCCCAATCAGAAAAAGGCAGCCCGCGAGCGCATGGGCATCAAACAGGAGCAATCCAACATGTTAAAGCTCGACATCCGGGCCCGGGTGCTGAAGTTATACAGCGATTACCGCAAAAACGAGACGGTTTGGCGCATCCGGAAGGAGGAATTGGACGATTTCAAGCTGAGAGTCAACACGATAGAACAGAAATTCAGCGACGGTGCCGCCACGTTGGAGGAGTATGTGACCGCCCAGCGGGTGTATCGCGACGTACAGATCCAGGAGGCGGTGGCCAAAAGCGACTGGGATAAATCGAAATTTGACCTGGAACAGGTGATTGGGGTGAAGCTTGAAGAAGTACTGTAA
- the asnB gene encoding asparagine synthase (glutamine-hydrolyzing): MCGIVGFCDFNKRSNADVLQKMTQSLHHRGPDDSGTFFEEQSGFALGFGHTRLSILDLSPLGHQPMRVGKMVITFNGEVYNFMEIRERLEKEGCTFKSHSDTEMILYAFQQWGPSCLQYFRGMFAFTLYDEEKQKLYVVRDRVGVKPLYYYHKDNTFLFSSTLKPFHMHPAFHKEVDMASLGLFLQYSYIPGPHCIFKHTQKLLPGHYLEISLTNRDIKLHKYWDVVDAYNQPKLDVGDEEAIRETEKILSESFNYRMVADVPVGIFLSGGFDSSAVAALIQKDRTDRLKTFTIGFDVPGFDEAPDARKIAKHLGTDHTEYYCSPKDAFDIIPNLPDIYDEPFADNSSVPSVLVSQLARKQVTVALSGDGGDEIFAGYNKFSQSIKYANGYPQWVKRSIAKTMGIINPDHIPVLNQQYNFSTRYEKMKHILQSNDPSDAMNIISQYIPQQEVKRLVAKEYKDYKTFFDLKEEFAGHNDALSKMLGIDYKTFLNDNNLVKIDRATMSVGLEGREPFLDQKVIEYVSRLPSHLKLRDGVTKYILKQIVYKHIPRELMDRPKKPFIAPLTVWFMNELKDFFLNYLDEGRIRREGLLNAEPILAMRNQYLSGKKVNHQKLWNLLIFEMWMEKWMK, translated from the coding sequence GTGTGTGGAATAGTTGGCTTTTGTGATTTCAACAAGCGTAGCAACGCAGACGTGTTGCAAAAAATGACGCAGTCGCTCCACCATCGTGGACCCGATGATTCCGGAACGTTCTTTGAAGAGCAATCCGGGTTTGCCCTCGGCTTTGGCCATACGCGCCTCTCCATTCTCGACCTGTCGCCGTTGGGCCACCAGCCGATGCGCGTTGGCAAAATGGTGATCACCTTCAATGGCGAAGTGTATAACTTCATGGAGATCCGTGAGCGCCTCGAGAAGGAGGGATGCACGTTCAAGAGCCATTCCGATACAGAGATGATCCTCTATGCTTTTCAGCAATGGGGGCCTTCGTGTTTGCAGTACTTCCGGGGCATGTTTGCCTTCACCCTCTATGATGAAGAAAAACAGAAGCTGTATGTGGTGCGCGACCGCGTGGGGGTAAAGCCGCTATATTATTATCACAAGGACAATACATTCCTCTTCAGCTCCACGCTGAAACCTTTCCACATGCATCCGGCTTTCCACAAGGAAGTGGATATGGCCAGCCTGGGACTGTTTTTACAGTATAGTTACATCCCAGGCCCGCATTGCATTTTCAAGCATACCCAGAAATTACTGCCCGGCCACTACCTGGAGATATCGCTGACCAACCGCGATATCAAGCTTCATAAATATTGGGATGTGGTCGACGCCTACAACCAACCGAAACTGGACGTGGGCGACGAGGAAGCGATTCGCGAAACGGAAAAGATCCTCAGCGAGTCGTTCAACTATCGCATGGTGGCCGATGTTCCCGTGGGCATTTTTCTCAGCGGCGGCTTTGACAGTTCGGCCGTGGCGGCACTTATTCAAAAGGACCGGACCGATCGCTTGAAGACCTTCACCATCGGTTTCGACGTTCCCGGATTTGACGAGGCCCCCGATGCCCGGAAGATCGCCAAGCACCTGGGCACCGATCACACCGAATACTATTGCTCGCCCAAGGATGCGTTTGATATCATCCCCAACCTGCCGGATATTTATGACGAACCCTTTGCCGACAACTCTTCCGTTCCCTCCGTGCTGGTGTCTCAACTGGCGCGCAAGCAGGTGACGGTGGCGCTTTCGGGCGACGGTGGCGATGAGATCTTTGCAGGCTATAACAAATTCAGCCAGTCGATAAAGTATGCCAACGGGTATCCGCAGTGGGTGAAGCGCTCCATTGCCAAGACCATGGGCATTATCAATCCCGATCACATTCCGGTGCTCAATCAGCAATACAACTTCTCGACCCGTTATGAGAAGATGAAGCACATTTTGCAGAGCAACGATCCTTCCGACGCCATGAACATCATCAGCCAATACATTCCGCAGCAGGAAGTGAAACGGCTGGTGGCAAAAGAATACAAAGACTATAAAACATTCTTCGACCTGAAAGAAGAATTTGCCGGCCACAACGATGCGCTGAGCAAGATGCTGGGCATCGATTACAAAACGTTTTTGAACGACAACAACCTCGTGAAGATCGACCGCGCCACCATGTCGGTGGGCTTGGAGGGAAGAGAGCCGTTCCTCGATCAGAAGGTCATCGAATACGTGTCGCGCCTCCCATCGCATTTGAAGCTGCGCGATGGGGTGACGAAGTATATTTTGAAGCAAATCGTTTATAAGCACATTCCCCGCGAGTTGATGGACCGGCCCAAGAAGCCGTTCATTGCCCCGCTCACCGTGTGGTTTATGAACGAGTTGAAAGACTTTTTCCTCAACTACCTCGACGAAGGACGTATCCGCCGCGAAGGCTTGTTGAACGCCGAGCCTATCCTGGCGATGCGCAACCAGTACCTGTCGGGGAAAAAAGTTAATCATCAAAAATTATGGAATTTGCTGATATTTGAAATGTGGATGGAGAAGTGGATGAAGTAA
- a CDS encoding FkbM family methyltransferase has protein sequence MRNRVRFYELGLCVKSYGFWKGLVLFIKLKLKKTQSINVADARYPISLRNGSSDQLVFKQVFLLKEYDLNQDFGMPIPSDIKVIIDAGANIGLASVYFANRYPNAKIIAIEPENGNFAQLKKNTAPYKNVVPLQAALWHEKDELIINNPDSSDWGFMVEQNTSKKAGAVPALSVADLMEQYNIKSIDLLKIDIEGAEKEVFEFGAEKWLPHAKTIVVELHDRMKPGCSRVFFEAIKKENFALLVSGENLICVRA, from the coding sequence ATGAGAAATAGAGTACGTTTTTACGAGTTGGGTCTTTGTGTCAAGAGCTATGGTTTTTGGAAAGGCCTGGTCCTCTTCATTAAGCTTAAGTTAAAGAAGACACAATCCATTAACGTAGCGGATGCACGCTATCCCATCTCGCTGCGCAACGGCAGCTCCGATCAATTGGTGTTCAAGCAAGTTTTCCTATTGAAGGAATACGACCTCAACCAGGATTTCGGCATGCCCATCCCTTCGGATATAAAAGTGATCATCGACGCCGGCGCCAACATTGGCCTGGCTTCCGTTTACTTTGCCAATCGCTACCCCAACGCCAAGATCATCGCGATCGAGCCGGAAAATGGGAACTTTGCGCAGTTGAAGAAGAACACGGCGCCCTATAAAAACGTCGTCCCCCTGCAAGCGGCCCTATGGCACGAGAAAGACGAGTTGATCATCAACAACCCCGACTCCAGCGACTGGGGATTCATGGTGGAACAAAATACCTCCAAAAAAGCCGGCGCCGTGCCTGCCCTGTCGGTAGCCGACCTGATGGAACAATACAACATCAAGAGCATCGACCTGTTGAAGATCGACATCGAAGGCGCCGAGAAGGAAGTTTTCGAATTCGGTGCAGAGAAATGGCTGCCCCATGCGAAGACCATCGTCGTGGAATTACACGATCGCATGAAACCGGGATGTTCCCGCGTCTTCTTCGAGGCGATCAAAAAAGAGAATTTTGCACTGCTGGTCTCAGGCGAGAACCTGATCTGCGTACGCGCTTAA
- a CDS encoding beta-1,6-N-acetylglucosaminyltransferase, with the protein MRIANIVVAHKNPKQVLRLMKQYDARHFHHFVHLDVRCPYAGEFNELPHVTLMPIRRRLVYAGYGFVQVVLDAFALAKAKEPFQYFNVMSGQDYPVKSTEAFYEFLKASYGTEFFEIYDMPSWPQAYHRYERYHLIEWEVKGRYRLENLINRFIPKREFFPGLEPFGRSAWFTATDRFVDHAVAFIENNPQFIRHMKTVWSPDEFIFNTLAMNSYLREKVTFNNLRHIDWSEGNVTPKIFKAEDLPVLLESPAFLARKFDDTVDGTILDLLDQSNRAWDNRKKQTIA; encoded by the coding sequence GTGCGGATTGCCAATATTGTTGTCGCCCATAAAAATCCCAAGCAGGTATTGCGCCTGATGAAGCAATACGATGCGCGCCACTTCCATCACTTTGTGCACCTGGACGTGCGTTGCCCCTATGCGGGCGAATTCAACGAACTCCCGCACGTAACGCTCATGCCCATCCGGCGCAGGCTGGTCTATGCCGGCTACGGGTTTGTGCAGGTGGTGCTTGATGCGTTTGCCCTGGCGAAAGCCAAGGAGCCCTTTCAATATTTTAACGTCATGAGCGGGCAGGATTACCCCGTGAAGTCAACGGAGGCGTTCTATGAATTTTTGAAGGCTTCCTATGGCACCGAGTTCTTCGAGATCTACGACATGCCCTCATGGCCACAAGCCTATCACCGCTACGAGCGTTACCATTTGATTGAGTGGGAAGTGAAGGGCCGGTATAGACTAGAGAACCTGATCAACCGGTTTATTCCCAAGCGCGAATTCTTTCCCGGATTGGAGCCCTTTGGGCGGTCGGCCTGGTTTACGGCCACCGACCGGTTTGTGGATCACGCGGTAGCGTTTATTGAAAATAATCCCCAGTTTATCCGGCACATGAAAACCGTTTGGTCGCCCGATGAATTTATTTTCAATACTCTCGCCATGAACTCGTACCTTCGTGAGAAAGTTACGTTCAATAATCTCCGGCACATCGACTGGTCGGAAGGCAACGTGACCCCGAAGATCTTCAAAGCGGAAGACCTCCCTGTGTTGCTGGAGAGCCCGGCTTTCCTGGCACGCAAGTTTGATGACACGGTGGACGGAACGATCCTCGACCTGCTGGACCAAAGCAACCGTGCGTGGGACAACCGTAAGAAACAAACGATTGCTTAA
- a CDS encoding glycosyltransferase family 4 protein, with protein MKRIKIVEAIRQGSIGGGESHVIDVVKHLDKARFEPVVLSFTEGEMIQTLQVMGVKTFVIPTTTPFDFRVWPKVTALLREIQPDLVHAHGTRAMSNVFRSSRALKLPLLYTIHGWSFHDNQRPVVQRIRAWSEGFLTRRASVNISVSQSNQQTGKNKIAGFRSVVIMNGVDLNKFATQTNTQGLRDQFNLHADDTVIGFIARFTYQKSPVLMVEAFASLLKDHPNLKLLMVGDGELMPQVKARIEALGIASNVVLPGFRKDIPALLSIMDVYCLPSLWEGLPLGVIEAMAMQKAIVATAVDGSKEIIVPGENGLLTTPGNGEELRQALDRVVRDNVLREKMATNAFHYVTANHSVEHMVHQVEDVYNTLV; from the coding sequence TTGAAGCGCATAAAGATCGTTGAAGCCATCCGGCAAGGTTCCATTGGTGGCGGGGAAAGCCATGTCATCGACGTGGTGAAGCACCTGGACAAGGCGCGGTTCGAGCCCGTCGTGTTATCGTTCACGGAAGGAGAGATGATCCAGACCCTGCAGGTCATGGGGGTGAAGACCTTTGTGATTCCCACCACCACCCCGTTCGATTTCCGGGTATGGCCAAAGGTGACCGCGCTGCTAAGAGAGATCCAGCCCGACCTGGTGCATGCCCATGGTACCCGCGCCATGTCGAATGTGTTCCGCTCGTCGCGGGCGTTGAAGCTCCCTCTACTATATACCATCCACGGATGGTCGTTCCATGACAATCAGCGCCCCGTGGTGCAGCGTATCCGGGCCTGGAGCGAGGGCTTCCTGACGCGCCGCGCCAGCGTCAATATATCTGTATCCCAATCCAACCAGCAAACCGGGAAAAACAAGATCGCCGGCTTCAGGTCGGTCGTGATCATGAACGGTGTGGACCTGAACAAATTCGCCACCCAGACCAACACGCAGGGGCTACGCGACCAGTTCAACCTCCACGCCGACGATACCGTGATCGGCTTCATCGCCCGGTTTACCTACCAGAAATCGCCTGTGCTGATGGTGGAGGCGTTTGCCTCCTTATTAAAGGACCACCCCAACCTGAAACTGCTCATGGTAGGCGACGGTGAATTGATGCCCCAGGTGAAAGCGCGGATCGAAGCCCTGGGGATAGCGTCTAACGTGGTCCTGCCAGGATTCAGGAAAGACATCCCGGCGTTGCTGAGCATCATGGACGTGTATTGCCTGCCCTCGTTGTGGGAGGGGCTCCCGCTGGGCGTGATCGAAGCGATGGCCATGCAAAAGGCGATCGTCGCCACCGCTGTCGACGGCTCGAAGGAGATCATCGTGCCGGGCGAAAACGGCTTGCTGACCACGCCGGGCAACGGTGAGGAACTGCGCCAGGCGCTGGACCGCGTGGTGCGCGACAACGTTCTGCGCGAAAAAATGGCAACCAATGCCTTTCACTACGTGACGGCTAACCACAGCGTGGAGCACATGGTGCACCAGGTGGAAGATGTTTACAACACTTTGGTTTGA
- a CDS encoding glycosyltransferase, with product MPYNFVIFSLSPWNINYGANIKDLSYELAKHNHRVLYIDTPLKRKDRWLKRDKPFVREVEERIKSGNLLKQVGENLWHYIPQEILESVNQVKSASLFNLVNGVNNKRFSKSILRAVKQIGFDEFIIINDNEVYNGLAIKELVKPSLYVYYLRDKLSAMKYWKLHVGRVEPSLIQSADVVVANSEYLSDYAAEFNKHSYYVGQGCDVTHFLTRPPQADIDAMLKDIPGPIVGYMGAINAERLDISLIEGIATKMPDYSFVFIGIEDDTFKQSALHQLKNVYFLGKKDFSELPAFLYGVDVTINPQAMNEITIGNYPRKVDEYLAAGKPVVATKTHAMNPFREHVYLGESVDDYVTLIPKAIAENNAAKAAARRDFALEHTWKKNAELILEAIEKVKPAK from the coding sequence ATGCCCTACAATTTTGTCATCTTCAGCCTGTCGCCCTGGAACATAAACTATGGAGCAAACATCAAGGACCTCAGCTATGAGCTCGCCAAACACAACCACCGTGTCTTATATATAGACACCCCTCTGAAGCGCAAAGACCGCTGGCTGAAACGCGACAAACCCTTTGTGAGAGAAGTGGAAGAACGTATAAAATCCGGCAACCTCCTGAAACAGGTAGGAGAGAATCTGTGGCACTACATTCCGCAGGAAATATTGGAATCTGTGAACCAGGTGAAGTCCGCCTCCTTGTTCAACCTGGTGAACGGCGTGAACAACAAACGATTTTCCAAGTCCATTCTCCGGGCGGTGAAACAGATCGGCTTTGATGAATTCATCATCATCAACGACAATGAAGTCTACAACGGTCTCGCCATAAAAGAACTGGTGAAGCCATCGTTATATGTGTATTACCTGCGCGATAAGCTTTCGGCCATGAAGTATTGGAAACTTCATGTGGGCCGGGTAGAGCCTTCGCTCATCCAGTCGGCCGATGTGGTGGTGGCCAACTCGGAATACCTGTCGGACTATGCGGCGGAATTTAACAAACACAGCTACTATGTGGGCCAGGGATGTGACGTTACGCATTTCCTCACCCGTCCACCCCAAGCCGACATCGATGCGATGTTGAAGGACATCCCCGGGCCCATCGTGGGCTACATGGGCGCCATTAACGCCGAGCGCCTCGACATCAGCCTCATTGAAGGCATCGCTACAAAAATGCCGGACTACAGTTTTGTGTTCATCGGCATCGAAGATGATACCTTCAAACAAAGCGCATTGCACCAGCTGAAGAATGTGTATTTCCTCGGCAAGAAGGATTTTTCTGAACTGCCGGCATTTCTCTACGGCGTCGATGTGACCATCAACCCGCAAGCCATGAACGAGATCACCATCGGCAACTATCCACGCAAAGTCGACGAATACCTGGCCGCCGGCAAGCCCGTGGTCGCCACCAAGACGCACGCCATGAATCCCTTTCGCGAGCACGTCTATCTTGGCGAAAGCGTAGACGATTATGTAACTTTGATCCCGAAAGCGATCGCCGAGAACAACGCTGCCAAGGCCGCCGCGCGCCGCGATTTTGCCCTGGAGCATACGTGGAAGAAAAATGCCGAACTCATCCTCGAGGCTATTGAGAAGGTGAAACCGGCGAAGTAA